DNA from Verrucomicrobiia bacterium:
GATCCAGATGGCGGAATGCCTCCGGGTCCATGCGTCAGGAGGTTTTTTTCTCGGTGAAATAAAGGTAAATCCCGTAGGCCAGATGCGGCCCGCCGAAGAGCGCCCCCGCCCACAGATGCGCCCCGGCGCCGGCGGCGGGGGGGCCGGCGTGCAGGAAATAACCGCCGAGGGCCAGTCCCAGCAGCGCCATCAATCCGCCAAAAAGCCGGATGCCCCGGCGCATGAAGAAGCCGGCGGCGTTCAAGGCCAGGCCATAAAGGAGCAGCCACAAGAGGAGCAGCTCATACACGCTTTCCGGGGCGGGCTGCCCCAGGCACCAGTACACGCTCAACACGACGGCGGCCACGGCGGGGAGGGCCACGGCCTGCGCCACGCGCCGCATGGGCGGGGACCAGAAAGGCTCGGCGGCCTTGAAGGCCTGCCGGCGAATGAGCAGGCTGACGAGGACCATCGCCACCAGCGCGGTGCCGCCCCAGAACAGGACAAAGGGGATGGGCTCGCCCAGATTCAACTTCCAGCCCAGCAGGCCCGCCGCCAGCCCGAGCGCGCCGGTGAGGGTGGTCACCGGCGCCAGCGCGCGCCGATACAAGGCGGAGCGCTCCATCAGGGTGCGGATGGTGTGCAACTGTTGTGCCGCCCAGTCAGAGTTCATGAGCGTACTTTGCCCGGAGCGGGCCGGGGCAGCAAGTGCGAAGCCGGGCGGGGGGCGGGCTAGGGGTGCTGCCGCAGCCACTCGCGGAGGGCCGCAGCCTGGGGATGATTGGGCTGCAGTTCGAGCAGGCGCTGGTAATGAGCGCGGGCCTTGGGCACGTCGTGCAATTCCTGCAGGTAGATGTTGGCCACAAACATGCGGCCGTTGGTTTCCTGGGGCTGGGCGGCGTAGAAGCGTTCAAATTCGGCCACCGCATCGGCGGCAAAACCGGCCTGGTGCAGAGCGAGCGCAAAATTGAAGCGGGTGCTGGCGGCCTCGGGTTGCAACACGAGGGCCTGCTCATACGCCGACAAGGCCCGGGGCCAGTCCCGGTTTTCCATGGCCACGCGCCCGAGCATGGCATGGGCTTCAAAGAGCGTGGGATCGGCTTTGACGGCGGCTTCGTAATGCTTCTGGGCGTCAGCCCAATTTTGGGCCTGGCGGGCGGCTTCGCCCGCCTGATAGTGCGTCAGGGCTTTGGTGCGGTCGCCGGGCTCCGGTTTGGGGGGGCGCAGATAGGTGTAACGCCGGGCGGCTCCCGGCGGCGGGGGGGGTGCCGGTTCGGGGGCGGCGGGCGGCGTGGTGGTAGTGGTGGTGATGGCGGGGGCCGCCGGGGGCGCAGAAGTGGCGGGCCGGGTCACGGCGGCCACTGCCTCGGGGTTGGCCGGCCGGTTGGTGCGGGGCGGCGGGGAGGGGGCGACGGCAGGATTGGTTGCCGCAGGCCCGCGGGCCAAGTTGGTGGGGGCGGTGAGGGCGGGGGGCGGGGGCGAGGTGGGTGGGGGAGGCGTTGGGGTGGTGACAAGGTTGGTGGTGGCGGAGGCGGCGCCGTGCAGCTCGGCCTCCAACAGTTTGGCCACCTGCGCCACCTGGGCGCGGAAAGGCGGCTCGGGAGTGAAACTGAGGTAGCGCTGATAGTATTTCAGGGCCAGCGGCTTGTTGCCCAGATGGGTGTGATGCAGGATGGCGAGGTTGAGGGTGGCGGGCCGATGCTGGGGCGCGATCTGCAACACATTTTGCAGGGAGGCGGCGGCTTCCTGGGGGCGGTTGCGCATCCATTGGGCGATGGCCAGGCCGTTCAGCGCCTCGGGTTGCGCGCCGCGGGCGGCGAGGTAACTTTTGAAGCTGCGTTCGGCTTCATCGGCCTTGCCGGCGCGCACCAGCGCGATGGCATGCATCAGTTGGAAGTCCGCGTTTTTGGCGTCGAAAACGAGCACACTGCCGAAGTGCTGGGCGGCATCGGCCGCCCGGTTTAATTCCAGGCAGAGGCAGGCCAGATTCCAGCGGGCCGCCACCAGATTGGGATTGATGGCCAGGGCCTTGCGGTAGGCGGTTTCGGCGCCATCGGGCAGGCCGGCGTAGTGATGGGCCACGCCGAGCTGGTTCCAGGCGAGCGCGTTGTTGGGCAGGAGAGCGGAGGCTTTTTGGAGGGGCTTGATGGCCTCGTGGTATTGCCCCTCGCGCACCAGGCGGTCTCCCTCCAGCAATTCCTTGACGCCGGGGGGCGAGCAACCCGCCGTCAAGGCGAGTGCCAGCGCCCACCAGCTCCAGGGGGCGCTGCGCGATACACCCCGTTTTTTGGTGGTGACCATCATCGCTGGTGGTACCATCCGCCCCGCCGTGTGTCAAGAAACCCGGCCTGAGAACCTACAGGCGGTGACGGACGGCGGGGCGGGAGTTTGAGCGAGGCCGCCCCTGGAAGTGTTGGATTATGGGTACGAAGGCAATGAACAGGTGTGGTTGGGTCAGGCGTTGCGCGCTGGCGGTGGCGGTGGCGGTGGCGGGCCTGGGCGGCCTGCCGGCGGCCGCCGCGACGTCTCCGCCGGCGCCCTCCCGGGTGGTGATGGTGCATCATCCGGAGGCCACGCGCCATTTGCAGCCGCAGCCGGAGGTGATGCAGCGGATGGTGGAGGAGGGGTTGCGGCGCTGTTTTGGGCGGGCGGACAGCGGGGAGGTTTGGCGGAGCCTCATGCCCACGCAAACGGTGGTGGGGATCAAGGTGTATGCGTTGCCGGGCAAACTGAGCGGCACGCGGCCGGAGGTGGTGGCGGCGCTGGCCCGGAGCCTGATCCAGGCGGGTTGGGAGCCGAAGCGGGTGATCATCTGGGACAAGAGCCGCGAGGCCCTGTGGCGCGCCGGTTATGGGGAGCTGGCGGCCACTTTGGGGGTGCGCGTCGAGGCCGTCAGCGAGGGAGGCTATGATCCCGAGGTGGCGTATGAGCGGCCGGTGCTGGGCAATCTGGTGTATGGCGATGTCGAGTTTGGCCGGGAAGGGCCGGGGGTGGGCAGGCGGTCGCACGTGGCGCGATTGATCACGCAAAAGATACAGCGGCACATGGTGGTGACGCCCCTGTTGAATCACAACCAGGTGGAGATCACGGGGCATTTGTACAGCCTTGCGCTGGGGGGCGTGGATAATGTGCAGCGGTTTGAGGCCAACGCCACGCAGCTCATGGAGGCGGTGCCGGAAATTGTGGCGCTGGAGTGTTTTGCCGATCGGCTCCTGTTTTGTGTTACGGATGCGTTGATCGCCCAGTATGAGGGTCAGCAGCGCAGCTTGTTGCATTACTCGGTGGTGCTCAATGAGCTTTGGTTCAGCCGCGATCCGGTGGCGCTGGATGTGCTG
Protein-coding regions in this window:
- a CDS encoding tetratricopeptide repeat protein, which gives rise to MVPPAMMVTTKKRGVSRSAPWSWWALALALTAGCSPPGVKELLEGDRLVREGQYHEAIKPLQKASALLPNNALAWNQLGVAHHYAGLPDGAETAYRKALAINPNLVAARWNLACLCLELNRAADAAQHFGSVLVFDAKNADFQLMHAIALVRAGKADEAERSFKSYLAARGAQPEALNGLAIAQWMRNRPQEAAASLQNVLQIAPQHRPATLNLAILHHTHLGNKPLALKYYQRYLSFTPEPPFRAQVAQVAKLLEAELHGAASATTNLVTTPTPPPPTSPPPPALTAPTNLARGPAATNPAVAPSPPPRTNRPANPEAVAAVTRPATSAPPAAPAITTTTTTPPAAPEPAPPPPPGAARRYTYLRPPKPEPGDRTKALTHYQAGEAARQAQNWADAQKHYEAAVKADPTLFEAHAMLGRVAMENRDWPRALSAYEQALVLQPEAASTRFNFALALHQAGFAADAVAEFERFYAAQPQETNGRMFVANIYLQELHDVPKARAHYQRLLELQPNHPQAAALREWLRQHP
- a CDS encoding DUF362 domain-containing protein, with product MGTKAMNRCGWVRRCALAVAVAVAGLGGLPAAAATSPPAPSRVVMVHHPEATRHLQPQPEVMQRMVEEGLRRCFGRADSGEVWRSLMPTQTVVGIKVYALPGKLSGTRPEVVAALARSLIQAGWEPKRVIIWDKSREALWRAGYGELAATLGVRVEAVSEGGYDPEVAYERPVLGNLVYGDVEFGREGPGVGRRSHVARLITQKIQRHMVVTPLLNHNQVEITGHLYSLALGGVDNVQRFEANATQLMEAVPEIVALECFADRLLFCVTDALIAQYEGQQRSLLHYSVVLNELWFSRDPVALDVLGRDRLQRLRDAARAVPRKIQNELFSNAALLELGVADVSRIKIERVNLPAEP